In one window of Halopiger aswanensis DNA:
- a CDS encoding enolase C-terminal domain-like protein: MLPEHSEFLSTLTERTGVPIATGERVHSRYDFKPLLTEGAVTVIQPDVTHVGGITELRKISTMAEAFDVAVVSYCPLSPIAFAANLQVVFCSHNAVMQEQDLSLHDPTESVGLQYLEDPETFDFDDGYVSRPTDPGLGIDVDGSYVREQSRGDVRWYNPVWRHEDGGIAEW, from the coding sequence GTGTTACCGGAACACTCGGAGTTCCTCTCAACGCTAACTGAGCGGACGGGCGTCCCGATCGCCACCGGTGAACGGGTCCACTCGCGGTACGATTTCAAACCGCTTCTCACTGAGGGTGCGGTGACGGTCATCCAGCCTGACGTAACGCACGTCGGCGGCATCACGGAACTACGGAAGATCTCGACGATGGCCGAGGCGTTCGACGTGGCCGTCGTTTCCTACTGTCCGTTGAGTCCGATCGCCTTCGCGGCGAACCTGCAAGTGGTCTTTTGCTCGCACAACGCCGTCATGCAGGAGCAGGATCTCTCGCTTCACGACCCGACGGAGAGCGTCGGACTGCAGTATCTGGAAGATCCAGAGACGTTCGACTTTGACGATGGCTACGTCAGTCGACCGACCGACCCAGGGCTTGGCATCGACGTTGATGGGTCATACGTGCGCGAACAGTCACGTGGTGACGTAAGGTGGTATAACCCCGTCTGGCGTCACGAAGACGGCGGAATCGCCGAGTGGTGA
- a CDS encoding MBL fold metallo-hydrolase — MTTDSDSSVRLVRNATLLVTIGETTFLVDPMFASPGDNPPVPNSPNERRNPLVPMPDVDLSHDAVVVTHRHPDHFDEAAMEELEADVPLFCQPDDADAFTDEGFTDVRPVDDEVSFDGVTIHRTPGRHGHGQLAEEMGPVSGFVFESDETLYVAGDTIWYEPVEQTLGAFDPDLVVLNGGEAQFEQGEPITMGVEDVTAVRDATDAAVAVVHMEAINHCLLSREELRSETEDVLVPDDGSQVTL; from the coding sequence ATGACAACCGACTCCGATAGTAGCGTTCGACTCGTGCGGAACGCTACCCTTCTCGTGACCATCGGCGAGACGACGTTCCTCGTCGATCCGATGTTTGCATCACCCGGTGATAATCCACCCGTACCGAATTCGCCGAACGAGCGAAGGAACCCGCTCGTCCCGATGCCCGATGTCGACCTGTCCCACGACGCCGTGGTCGTTACCCACCGTCACCCCGACCACTTCGACGAGGCGGCGATGGAAGAACTCGAGGCGGACGTTCCGCTGTTCTGCCAACCCGACGATGCGGACGCGTTCACCGACGAGGGGTTTACTGATGTGCGCCCCGTCGACGACGAGGTCTCGTTTGACGGCGTCACTATCCACCGGACGCCCGGTCGCCACGGACACGGACAGTTAGCCGAGGAGATGGGACCGGTTTCCGGATTCGTCTTCGAAAGCGACGAAACGCTGTACGTCGCCGGTGATACGATCTGGTATGAGCCGGTCGAGCAGACGCTCGGGGCGTTCGACCCGGACTTGGTCGTCCTCAACGGGGGCGAAGCACAGTTCGAACAGGGCGAACCGATTACGATGGGCGTCGAGGACGTCACCGCCGTCCGCGATGCGACCGACGCGGCGGTCGCAGTCGTTCACATGGAGGCCATCAATCACTGCCTGCTCTCGCGCGAGGAACTGCGCTCGGAGACGGAAGACGTTCTCGTTCCCGATGATGGATCGCAGGTCACTCTCTAG
- a CDS encoding carboxymuconolactone decarboxylase family protein, translating to MAPEQIHQEIEEYLGQVPSWMEMLAAPASEHSWGIFRDLGLGETELSPREKALIELGAAAAMKCPYCTYFHKEEARLSAVTDDELEEAVNLASVTSYFSTILHGNEVDYDNFVAETDEIMAYVEEQESAAPADD from the coding sequence ATGGCACCAGAGCAGATACACCAAGAGATCGAGGAGTACCTCGGGCAGGTACCGAGCTGGATGGAGATGCTGGCAGCGCCGGCCAGCGAGCACAGTTGGGGAATCTTTCGCGATCTCGGCCTCGGGGAAACCGAGCTGAGCCCACGCGAGAAAGCACTCATCGAACTAGGTGCAGCAGCGGCGATGAAGTGTCCGTACTGCACCTACTTCCACAAAGAAGAAGCGCGGCTGTCGGCGGTGACGGACGACGAACTCGAGGAAGCCGTGAACCTGGCCAGCGTTACCAGTTACTTCTCGACGATACTTCACGGAAACGAGGTTGACTACGACAACTTCGTCGCCGAAACGGACGAGATCATGGCGTACGTCGAAGAACAAGAAAGCGCAGCGCCGGCAGACGACTAA
- a CDS encoding PadR family transcriptional regulator — MYDLTGFQRDLLYTIAGQEEPHGLAIKEELENYYEKEIHHGRLYPNLDTLVDKGLVEKGQADRRTNFYTVTKRGQRELEARREWEDQYVGDLLSSE, encoded by the coding sequence ATGTATGATTTGACCGGATTCCAGCGTGACCTGCTGTACACGATTGCTGGTCAGGAGGAACCACACGGCCTGGCGATCAAGGAGGAACTCGAGAACTACTACGAAAAGGAGATCCACCACGGCCGGCTGTATCCGAATCTCGATACGCTCGTGGATAAAGGGCTCGTCGAGAAGGGACAGGCCGACCGTCGAACGAACTTCTATACCGTTACCAAGCGCGGCCAGCGCGAACTCGAGGCCCGCCGCGAATGGGAAGACCAGTACGTCGGCGACCTCCTCTCGTCGGAGTGA
- a CDS encoding CNNM domain-containing protein, translating into MDPLEIGGRILAGIILIGLNAYFVAIEFGLTRARQYPKSEFNTPGLELAWKMTDDLEFYLTTCQIWISGTSIALGIVAEPGLAALFEPLFANTALASVGAGSLLGFLLINLIHLTHGEQTPTYLGVERSKQVCKYGARPLYWFAKVLAPAIKLGDLVAKGTLRLFGIEMTGAWRETEREVIESRADLRNRLGSVLEEGELPDERREEVMNAFQIGEQPISELMVPPDEIVALSTEARPESNFQKMEERPQTRYPLVGDDLTDFRGIVYTPILVRNREEMTDGSIDFTEVAAPPMTMSPDTDVSDAIDQFQTEQQELALVIEDGAVVGLITVTDLLEAVMGDIEDPIDQGRLS; encoded by the coding sequence ATGGACCCACTCGAGATCGGCGGACGAATACTGGCTGGTATCATCCTGATCGGCCTGAACGCCTACTTCGTCGCGATCGAATTTGGCCTTACACGCGCCCGCCAATACCCGAAGTCGGAGTTTAACACGCCGGGTCTCGAGCTCGCCTGGAAGATGACCGACGACCTCGAGTTCTACTTGACGACGTGTCAGATCTGGATCTCCGGCACGAGTATCGCACTCGGGATCGTCGCCGAGCCCGGGCTAGCGGCCCTGTTCGAACCGCTGTTCGCGAATACGGCGCTGGCGTCGGTCGGCGCCGGCTCCTTGCTGGGATTCTTACTCATCAACTTAATCCACCTCACGCACGGCGAACAGACGCCGACGTATCTCGGCGTCGAACGCTCGAAGCAGGTCTGTAAGTACGGCGCACGCCCGTTGTACTGGTTCGCGAAGGTGCTCGCTCCGGCGATCAAACTCGGCGACCTGGTCGCGAAGGGAACGCTGCGACTGTTCGGCATCGAGATGACCGGTGCGTGGCGTGAGACCGAACGCGAGGTTATCGAATCGCGTGCCGATCTCCGCAACCGGCTCGGGTCGGTTCTCGAGGAAGGCGAACTTCCCGATGAACGACGCGAGGAGGTGATGAACGCCTTTCAGATCGGCGAACAGCCCATTAGTGAACTGATGGTCCCGCCGGACGAGATCGTCGCGCTGTCTACCGAAGCACGTCCGGAATCGAACTTTCAGAAAATGGAGGAGCGGCCCCAAACACGATACCCCCTCGTCGGCGACGACCTTACCGACTTCCGCGGCATCGTGTATACGCCGATCCTCGTCAGAAACCGTGAGGAAATGACCGACGGCAGCATCGATTTCACGGAAGTCGCTGCCCCACCGATGACGATGTCCCCTGATACGGACGTCAGCGATGCGATCGACCAGTTCCAGACGGAACAGCAGGAACTGGCGCTCGTGATCGAGGACGGTGCGGTGGTTGGGTTGATAACCGTGACCGACCTCTTAGAAGCGGTTATGGGCGATATCGAGGATCCGATCGACCAGGGACGACTCTCGTAG
- a CDS encoding universal stress protein translates to MIDFVLVPVDGSEPAAAALDYALEIAATNGATVQLLYVANTNKPSLTQQAGSVVDALEQEGEDVIADAREQATQQDVPVTDDIVQGDPREAIVEAAEPEFIDLVVMGTHGRDSLENYVLGSVTEHVVNACETPVLAVRADEDARQPYPYDDILVPTDGSDNARKAMAFAADVATQYDATLHLLSVVDEPALGAAVGSSPVLDRLEENAQEIVADGADTAREAGIDDVETAVETGSVPDTVRSFATDVGADLIVMGTHGRRGLDERLLGSTTERVLRTAPVPVLTIGAAAE, encoded by the coding sequence ATGATCGATTTCGTTCTCGTCCCTGTCGACGGCAGTGAGCCAGCGGCTGCCGCACTCGACTACGCTCTCGAGATCGCGGCCACCAACGGGGCGACGGTCCAGTTGCTGTACGTCGCGAACACGAACAAACCGAGTCTCACACAGCAAGCGGGATCCGTCGTCGACGCCCTCGAACAGGAGGGCGAAGACGTCATCGCGGATGCGCGCGAGCAAGCGACGCAGCAGGACGTTCCCGTCACCGACGATATCGTGCAGGGTGATCCGCGGGAGGCGATCGTCGAGGCGGCCGAACCGGAGTTCATCGATCTCGTCGTCATGGGGACACACGGCCGAGACAGCCTCGAGAACTACGTCCTCGGAAGCGTCACGGAACACGTCGTCAACGCGTGCGAGACTCCCGTCCTGGCGGTCCGGGCGGACGAGGACGCGAGGCAACCGTATCCCTACGATGATATTCTCGTCCCGACCGACGGGAGCGATAACGCGCGGAAAGCGATGGCGTTCGCCGCGGACGTTGCGACACAGTACGATGCAACGCTGCACCTGCTTTCGGTCGTCGACGAACCCGCACTCGGGGCTGCGGTCGGCTCCTCGCCAGTCCTCGATCGACTCGAGGAGAACGCACAGGAAATCGTCGCTGACGGCGCGGACACTGCGAGAGAAGCGGGCATCGACGATGTCGAGACAGCGGTCGAAACGGGTTCAGTGCCGGATACGGTTCGCTCGTTCGCGACCGACGTCGGTGCCGATCTGATCGTGATGGGGACGCACGGCCGACGGGGACTCGACGAGCGGTTGCTCGGGTCGACGACGGAGCGGGTGCTTCGAACGGCACCGGTCCCGGTCTTGACGATCGGCGCCGCGGCGGAGTGA
- a CDS encoding DUF5806 family protein codes for MPEDTHSSPERSAVAPDRFERLEHADYDRVNDFLRERVAFTAREWAIARLCSDFRTGTGVEMTKIGENLPDLVPFMDEPYTRQAVYQSRRSFEEKVRTAGATVLYGAYADFFTADELDDIMYEATEVARFLIEVEGASLSATAERDAEERIRTAMEAVHRASRDLRYDHCPNCGAKLDADATDADES; via the coding sequence ATGCCCGAAGATACGCATTCATCACCCGAGCGCAGCGCAGTCGCACCCGATCGATTCGAACGACTCGAGCACGCCGACTACGACCGCGTCAACGACTTTCTCCGCGAGCGTGTCGCCTTTACGGCCCGCGAGTGGGCGATTGCACGCCTCTGTTCCGACTTCCGGACCGGTACTGGCGTCGAGATGACGAAGATCGGCGAGAACCTACCCGACCTCGTCCCGTTCATGGACGAACCGTACACGCGCCAGGCCGTCTACCAGTCGCGCCGCTCGTTCGAGGAGAAGGTTCGCACCGCCGGCGCGACGGTTCTCTACGGGGCCTACGCCGATTTCTTCACGGCCGACGAACTCGACGATATCATGTACGAGGCGACCGAGGTAGCGAGGTTCCTGATCGAAGTCGAAGGCGCATCGCTTTCGGCTACCGCAGAACGAGACGCGGAGGAGCGGATTCGCACGGCGATGGAAGCCGTCCATCGAGCGAGTCGCGACCTCCGCTACGACCACTGTCCGAACTGCGGAGCGAAACTCGACGCGGACGCGACCGACGCCGACGAGTCGTAA
- a CDS encoding ribbon-helix-helix domain-containing protein, protein MTRRSPSDAGTADGSHSRLENGRTLNRITFRATDEQLAALESLVEADVYHSRSAAIRAGIQQLLESQGSPDRNRDRS, encoded by the coding sequence ATGACGCGTCGTTCACCCTCCGACGCCGGGACAGCCGATGGCAGCCATTCCCGGCTCGAGAACGGTCGGACGCTGAATCGCATCACATTCCGAGCGACCGACGAGCAGCTCGCAGCCCTCGAATCGCTGGTCGAGGCTGACGTCTACCACTCCCGAAGTGCGGCGATCCGAGCGGGGATTCAGCAGTTGCTCGAGTCTCAGGGGTCGCCCGATCGGAACCGCGACCGATCCTGA
- a CDS encoding cation:proton antiporter domain-containing protein, giving the protein MQELNIAFVTIGGLTLVLSLVAGFMRSKVYFLSEPMAAVLLGILIGPPGLGLIRLSGWADPFTILEQFARLTVGLAVMAAALRLPQRYFRDHVRSMAAVLVPGMIGMWLVSSGLVYLLVDAPLWIALLIGAIVTPTDPVLAGTIVTGDMATQYIPSPIRNLLTGESGANDGLAYPIVFLPMLVLQHSPERALTDWLLSTLLWEVGAAILVGAVIGAAAGWIESESRTHDFLEETSLLSVTVALTVAVLGGVKLLGSDGILAAFVAGLLFNQFADATDEADEQKVQETVLRLFTFPIFVFFGMALPIDQWVSLGWAGVALAAGILLFRRAPMMVVFRQTVPSVEDDRDALFAGWFGPIGIAALFYATVAHRILGNEFVWGVASLVIASSVLIHGITATPFTKLYGSVIDRVQSESSDGTDQSSVFTDGG; this is encoded by the coding sequence ATGCAAGAACTGAACATTGCGTTCGTCACGATCGGTGGGTTGACGCTGGTGTTGAGTCTCGTCGCGGGGTTTATGCGAAGTAAGGTGTACTTCCTCTCGGAGCCAATGGCAGCGGTACTGCTGGGGATTCTTATCGGTCCCCCGGGGCTCGGCCTGATTCGCCTGTCCGGCTGGGCGGATCCGTTTACGATCCTCGAGCAGTTCGCCCGGTTGACGGTCGGACTCGCCGTTATGGCGGCAGCGCTCCGGCTCCCGCAGCGATACTTTCGGGACCACGTGCGGTCGATGGCCGCCGTGCTCGTTCCCGGAATGATCGGGATGTGGCTTGTCAGCAGCGGACTCGTCTATCTCCTCGTCGATGCCCCGCTCTGGATAGCGCTGCTTATCGGCGCGATCGTCACGCCTACGGATCCAGTCCTCGCCGGAACGATCGTCACGGGCGACATGGCAACGCAGTATATCCCGTCACCGATTCGCAACCTCCTCACCGGTGAATCGGGTGCCAACGACGGATTAGCGTATCCGATCGTCTTCTTGCCGATGCTCGTCCTCCAGCATTCGCCCGAACGGGCGCTCACCGATTGGCTGCTCTCGACGCTTCTCTGGGAAGTCGGCGCTGCGATTCTCGTCGGCGCAGTTATCGGGGCGGCCGCCGGGTGGATCGAGAGCGAGTCTCGAACGCACGACTTCCTCGAGGAAACGTCGCTGCTGAGCGTGACCGTCGCCCTCACCGTCGCTGTGTTAGGCGGCGTCAAGTTGCTGGGAAGCGACGGCATTCTCGCCGCTTTCGTCGCTGGACTCCTGTTCAATCAGTTCGCCGATGCAACCGACGAAGCCGACGAGCAGAAGGTCCAAGAGACGGTGCTTCGCTTGTTTACGTTCCCGATCTTCGTGTTCTTCGGGATGGCGTTGCCGATCGATCAGTGGGTTTCGTTAGGATGGGCGGGAGTCGCTCTTGCAGCGGGCATCCTCCTCTTCCGACGGGCGCCGATGATGGTGGTGTTCCGCCAGACGGTTCCGTCAGTCGAGGACGACCGCGATGCACTGTTCGCAGGGTGGTTTGGTCCGATCGGGATCGCAGCGCTGTTCTACGCAACAGTTGCCCACCGGATACTGGGCAATGAATTCGTCTGGGGTGTAGCCAGCCTCGTCATCGCGAGTTCGGTGTTAATCCACGGGATCACGGCGACGCCCTTTACGAAACTATACGGAAGCGTAATCGACCGCGTCCAGTCGGAGTCGTCGGATGGAACTGACCAATCGTCGGTGTTCACGGACGGAGGATAA
- a CDS encoding DUF2249 domain-containing protein, which translates to MATEIDLRGRPADEYRTRLFDALTEAERGDVFEIVAAEDVDPHLVQYQLEHERALEWEYDDPDEEPRELRVTVGDPLEDEHGTIDVRDLKPQRRHGVLLEIFDTLSAGEGFVLVNDHDPKPLYHELRSMHGDIVDWQYASKGDGEWRVEIEKTADSAADSEDVVTRYDVREIPKQERHPTIHHRYGMLPDGATMELVAPHEPRPLRREFRQQYGDTFDWEIVEQEPGRCRVQITKRSGGGEATASNADEVENRDEDADEATTDDESLEVVDELDVRDLPPAQRHERIFKAYAELDGGTGFVLVNDHDPKPLYHQFDAEAGPEFRWTYRRKEPDEFRVLIGKAETDDGVPGTDASATQEETEPEAPF; encoded by the coding sequence ATGGCCACCGAGATCGACTTACGCGGGCGACCAGCCGACGAGTATCGGACCCGACTCTTCGATGCGTTGACCGAGGCCGAACGCGGCGACGTCTTCGAAATCGTCGCTGCGGAAGACGTCGATCCACACCTGGTTCAGTACCAGCTCGAGCACGAGCGCGCACTCGAGTGGGAGTACGATGATCCGGACGAAGAACCACGGGAGCTTCGAGTAACGGTGGGTGACCCGCTCGAGGACGAGCACGGGACGATCGACGTCCGGGACCTGAAACCGCAGCGTCGCCACGGGGTCCTCCTCGAAATCTTCGATACCCTCTCTGCCGGCGAGGGGTTCGTGCTCGTAAACGACCACGATCCCAAGCCGTTGTACCACGAACTCCGCTCGATGCACGGCGATATCGTCGACTGGCAGTACGCGAGCAAGGGCGACGGAGAATGGCGCGTCGAGATCGAGAAAACGGCCGATTCAGCGGCCGACAGCGAGGACGTCGTTACCCGGTACGACGTTCGCGAAATCCCGAAGCAGGAGCGCCATCCCACGATTCACCACCGGTACGGAATGCTCCCCGACGGTGCGACGATGGAACTCGTGGCGCCACACGAGCCGCGGCCGCTCCGCCGCGAGTTCCGCCAGCAGTACGGCGATACCTTCGACTGGGAGATCGTCGAACAGGAACCGGGCCGCTGTCGCGTCCAGATCACGAAACGAAGCGGTGGCGGCGAGGCGACCGCGAGCAACGCTGATGAAGTTGAAAACAGGGACGAGGACGCGGACGAGGCGACGACGGACGACGAATCGCTCGAGGTCGTCGATGAACTCGATGTTCGCGACCTGCCACCCGCCCAGCGTCACGAACGGATCTTTAAAGCGTACGCCGAACTGGACGGCGGTACGGGATTCGTGCTGGTGAACGATCACGATCCGAAACCGCTGTACCACCAGTTCGACGCCGAGGCCGGACCGGAGTTCCGGTGGACGTATCGCCGAAAAGAGCCCGACGAGTTCCGCGTGTTGATCGGAAAAGCGGAAACGGACGACGGCGTTCCCGGAACGGATGCGAGTGCGACGCAGGAAGAGACGGAGCCCGAGGCGCCGTTCTAA
- a CDS encoding molybdopterin-dependent oxidoreductase, whose product MSDLKPHAVPDDVDPDRWTLRLTGAVDQSLRLTAEDLVAYPLETAADDFACAEGWVANGLSWRGVRVGRLLEDAEPTEASEYGLVRAMDGEYACSFPLDRLRESILALELDGESLPLEHGGPARLVPLDTDRDCWESIKWVSEIRIGETPFVGDDTAKDLALSRIEG is encoded by the coding sequence ATGAGCGATCTCAAACCACACGCCGTTCCCGACGACGTCGACCCCGACCGGTGGACGCTTCGGCTTACCGGAGCGGTCGATCAGTCGCTTCGGCTCACCGCCGAAGACCTCGTCGCATACCCGCTCGAGACGGCAGCCGACGACTTCGCGTGCGCCGAGGGGTGGGTCGCGAACGGGCTCTCGTGGCGCGGCGTCCGCGTTGGGCGACTCCTCGAGGACGCCGAACCGACCGAAGCGAGCGAGTACGGCCTCGTCCGCGCGATGGACGGCGAGTACGCCTGTTCGTTCCCGTTAGATCGACTCCGGGAGTCGATCCTCGCGCTCGAACTCGACGGCGAGTCGCTTCCGCTCGAGCACGGCGGTCCAGCACGGCTCGTCCCGCTCGATACCGACCGCGACTGTTGGGAGAGCATCAAGTGGGTCTCGGAGATCCGCATCGGCGAAACGCCGTTTGTAGGGGATGACACCGCGAAAGACCTCGCGCTGTCCCGGATCGAAGGGTAA
- a CDS encoding multicopper oxidase family protein has translation MNERTERSGLGLSRRTLLRAAGASSVSAIAGCIAPTGTETETTVPTTVAAHSSPALEKWVDEVPRPGVVEPTGTKDGHPYYEIEMREVEQKLHSDLPPTTVWGYGGQFPGPTIEAEQGEPIYVRWQNGLPDDHLLPVDTTVHDEMIPYDIDGVRTVPHLHGGNVESASDGKAQGWFTRDFAETGPKFENKDYYYVNDQPPATLWYHDHSVGITRLNVYAGLAGFYLLRSDHERELDLPAGEHEIPLVIQDRSFNEDGSLFYPSAVSADRGGDDSYPETSIVPEFYGDTPVVNGTAWPRLSVDPESYRFRLLNGSNSRYYTLKLLAYDESAGETGTDGPSFVQIGNDGGLLSEPVAVDGRLELGAGQRADVVVDFSDYAGETLLLHNDAPSLYRGSLEDSDETKPLPEIMLVDVADSTTGDATGSVPDELTTLPELPVESVDTHRHLTLAGGTDEYGRMKHHLGDQAQPSGYALDDPVTEKPTVGTTEIWSIANNTPMSHPMHLHLVHFQVLGREPLSDYDPETDGIDPETLEGPEPYELGWNDVVTVDPTEVVHIIVHFGEFEGLFNDQTGEYMWHCHMIEHEDYDMMRPFEVLPEDDETDAA, from the coding sequence ATGAACGAACGTACTGAGCGGTCCGGACTCGGTCTCTCGCGGCGGACGCTTCTCCGTGCGGCTGGCGCCTCGAGCGTTTCGGCCATCGCAGGCTGTATCGCGCCGACCGGTACCGAAACGGAGACAACGGTTCCGACGACCGTCGCGGCTCACTCCTCGCCGGCCCTCGAGAAGTGGGTCGACGAAGTGCCCCGGCCCGGCGTCGTAGAGCCGACCGGCACGAAGGACGGCCATCCCTACTACGAGATCGAAATGCGCGAGGTCGAGCAGAAACTCCACAGCGACCTTCCACCGACGACCGTCTGGGGGTACGGCGGGCAGTTCCCCGGCCCGACGATCGAGGCCGAACAGGGCGAGCCGATCTACGTGCGGTGGCAAAACGGCCTGCCCGACGACCACCTCTTGCCCGTCGACACGACGGTCCACGACGAGATGATTCCCTACGACATCGACGGCGTTCGGACCGTCCCTCACCTCCACGGCGGGAACGTCGAATCCGCGAGCGACGGCAAAGCTCAGGGATGGTTTACCCGCGACTTCGCGGAGACGGGGCCGAAATTCGAGAACAAAGACTACTACTACGTCAACGACCAGCCACCGGCGACGCTGTGGTACCACGACCATTCGGTCGGCATCACGCGGCTGAACGTCTACGCCGGTCTCGCCGGGTTCTACCTTCTTCGGAGCGACCACGAGCGCGAACTCGATCTGCCGGCCGGCGAGCACGAAATCCCGCTCGTCATACAGGATCGGAGTTTCAACGAGGACGGGTCGCTGTTCTATCCGTCGGCCGTTTCAGCGGACCGCGGTGGCGACGATTCGTATCCCGAGACGAGCATCGTGCCGGAGTTCTACGGGGATACACCGGTCGTCAACGGAACGGCCTGGCCGCGACTCTCGGTCGACCCCGAGTCGTACCGGTTCCGCCTGCTCAACGGCTCCAACAGTCGCTACTACACTCTCAAACTGCTCGCGTACGACGAGTCGGCCGGGGAGACCGGTACCGACGGCCCGTCGTTCGTCCAGATCGGGAACGACGGTGGCCTCCTCTCGGAGCCCGTCGCGGTCGACGGCCGCCTCGAGCTCGGCGCAGGACAGCGGGCAGACGTCGTCGTCGACTTCTCCGACTACGCGGGCGAGACGTTGCTGCTGCACAACGACGCACCGTCGCTGTACCGCGGCTCGCTCGAGGACAGCGACGAAACGAAGCCGCTTCCGGAGATCATGCTCGTCGACGTTGCGGACTCGACGACTGGCGATGCAACCGGGTCGGTACCCGACGAATTGACGACCCTGCCCGAGCTTCCCGTAGAGTCGGTCGATACTCACCGCCATCTGACGCTTGCCGGCGGGACCGACGAGTACGGACGGATGAAACACCACCTCGGGGACCAAGCGCAGCCGTCGGGGTACGCGCTCGACGATCCCGTCACCGAGAAACCGACGGTCGGAACGACCGAAATCTGGAGCATCGCCAACAATACGCCGATGTCCCATCCGATGCACCTCCACCTCGTCCACTTCCAGGTGCTGGGCCGGGAGCCGCTGAGCGACTACGACCCGGAGACGGACGGCATCGATCCGGAGACGCTCGAGGGGCCCGAGCCGTACGAACTGGGGTGGAACGACGTCGTGACCGTCGATCCCACGGAGGTGGTACACATAATCGTCCACTTCGGTGAGTTCGAGGGGCTGTTCAACGACCAGACGGGCGAGTACATGTGGCACTGCCACATGATCGAGCACGAGGACTACGACATGATGCGGCCGTTCGAGGTGCTCCCGGAAGACGACGAAACCGACGCGGCCTAA